The Malus domestica chromosome 06, GDT2T_hap1 genome has a segment encoding these proteins:
- the LOC103428152 gene encoding probable serine/threonine-protein kinase PBL21 isoform X1 → MSCFSCFSPHRKDVSKVEIDNGTRSSAGSGRGRGNSNDSECGRGKGSNGQKNVARSFTFRELAAATKGFREVNLIGEGGFGRVYKGRLDAGQVVAIKQLNHDGVQGFQEFIVEVLMLSLLHHTNLVTLIGYCTDGDQRLLIYEYMPRGSLEDHLFDLSPGQEPLSWDTRIKIAVGAARGLEYLHCKANPPVIYRDLKSANILLDDEFNPKLSDFGLAKLAPVGDKTHVSTRVMGTYGYCAPEYAMSGKLTLKSDIYSLGVVMLELITGKKAIDCSKRPGEQNLVSWSHPFLKDRRKFVQLVDPLLQGRFPVRCLHHAIAITAMCLQEQPTFRPLITDIVVALEYLASQSHKPDPRKAGVHSPFSAPPSQQNRDIVSQDSYCRMSSTSI, encoded by the exons ATGAGTTGCTTTAGTTGCTTCAGTCCTCACCGGAAAGATGTTAGCAAGGTCGAAATCGATAACGGCACTCGATCCTCCG CAGGTAGTGGGAGAGGCAGAGGAAATTCCAATGACAGCG AGTGTGGGAGGGGAAAAGGCAGCAACGGACAGAAAAATGTGGCACGGAGTTTCACATTTCGCGAACTTGCAGCAGCCACCAAAGGCTTCAGGGAAGTGAATTTGATTGGGGAAGGAGGTTTTGGAAGAGTTTACAAAGGCCGGCTTGATGCAGGCCAG GTTGTCGCAATTAAACAACTTAATCATGACGGTGTTCAAGGGTTCCAAGAATTCATCGTCGAGGTTCTCATGTTAAGCCTGCTACACCATACAAATCTGGTCACCTTGATTGGCTACTGTACTGACGGAGATCAGAGACTCTTAATCTATGAGTACATGCCAAGGGGTAGCTTGGAAGATCATCTTTTTG ATCTTAGCCCTGGTCAAGAGCCACTGAGTTGGGACACTCGAATTAAGATAGCTGTTGGTGCGGCACGGGGCCTTGAATACCTCCACTGCAAAGCTAACCCACCAGTTATCTACCGTGACTTGAAATCAGCAAATATACTGCTGGATGATGAATTCAATCCAAAGCTTTCAGATTTTGGGCTTGCTAAACTTGCACCTGTGGGTGACAAAACTCATGTCTCAACAAGAGTGATGGGAACATATGGGTACTGTGCACCAGAATATGCCATGAGCGGCAAGTTGACTCTGAAATCTGATATTTATAGCCTTGGTGTGGTTATGTTGGAGCTGATTACTGGGAAGAAGGCAATTGACTGCTCTAAGAGGCCAGGGGAACAGAACCTAGTATCTTGG TCGCACCCATTTTTGAAGGATCGGAGGAAGTTTGTCCAATTAGTTGATCCTCTGTTGCAAGGACGTTTCCCAGTTCGTTGTTTGCATCATGCAATTGCCATTACTGCCATGTGTCTTCAAGAGCAACCAACTTTCCGTCCTCTTATTACTGATATTGTTGTAGCACTTGAGTACTTGGCGTCCCAGAGCCACAAACCTGACCCTCGTAAAGCTGGGGTCCATAGTCCCTTTTCGGCACCACCTTCACAGCAGAACAGGGATATTGTCTCTCAGGATTCTTATTGCAGAATGAGTTCAACTTCTATTTAG
- the LOC103428152 gene encoding probable serine/threonine-protein kinase PBL21 isoform X2, which yields MSCFSCFSPHRKDVSKVEIDNGTRSSGSGRGRGNSNDSECGRGKGSNGQKNVARSFTFRELAAATKGFREVNLIGEGGFGRVYKGRLDAGQVVAIKQLNHDGVQGFQEFIVEVLMLSLLHHTNLVTLIGYCTDGDQRLLIYEYMPRGSLEDHLFDLSPGQEPLSWDTRIKIAVGAARGLEYLHCKANPPVIYRDLKSANILLDDEFNPKLSDFGLAKLAPVGDKTHVSTRVMGTYGYCAPEYAMSGKLTLKSDIYSLGVVMLELITGKKAIDCSKRPGEQNLVSWSHPFLKDRRKFVQLVDPLLQGRFPVRCLHHAIAITAMCLQEQPTFRPLITDIVVALEYLASQSHKPDPRKAGVHSPFSAPPSQQNRDIVSQDSYCRMSSTSI from the exons ATGAGTTGCTTTAGTTGCTTCAGTCCTCACCGGAAAGATGTTAGCAAGGTCGAAATCGATAACGGCACTCGATCCTCCG GTAGTGGGAGAGGCAGAGGAAATTCCAATGACAGCG AGTGTGGGAGGGGAAAAGGCAGCAACGGACAGAAAAATGTGGCACGGAGTTTCACATTTCGCGAACTTGCAGCAGCCACCAAAGGCTTCAGGGAAGTGAATTTGATTGGGGAAGGAGGTTTTGGAAGAGTTTACAAAGGCCGGCTTGATGCAGGCCAG GTTGTCGCAATTAAACAACTTAATCATGACGGTGTTCAAGGGTTCCAAGAATTCATCGTCGAGGTTCTCATGTTAAGCCTGCTACACCATACAAATCTGGTCACCTTGATTGGCTACTGTACTGACGGAGATCAGAGACTCTTAATCTATGAGTACATGCCAAGGGGTAGCTTGGAAGATCATCTTTTTG ATCTTAGCCCTGGTCAAGAGCCACTGAGTTGGGACACTCGAATTAAGATAGCTGTTGGTGCGGCACGGGGCCTTGAATACCTCCACTGCAAAGCTAACCCACCAGTTATCTACCGTGACTTGAAATCAGCAAATATACTGCTGGATGATGAATTCAATCCAAAGCTTTCAGATTTTGGGCTTGCTAAACTTGCACCTGTGGGTGACAAAACTCATGTCTCAACAAGAGTGATGGGAACATATGGGTACTGTGCACCAGAATATGCCATGAGCGGCAAGTTGACTCTGAAATCTGATATTTATAGCCTTGGTGTGGTTATGTTGGAGCTGATTACTGGGAAGAAGGCAATTGACTGCTCTAAGAGGCCAGGGGAACAGAACCTAGTATCTTGG TCGCACCCATTTTTGAAGGATCGGAGGAAGTTTGTCCAATTAGTTGATCCTCTGTTGCAAGGACGTTTCCCAGTTCGTTGTTTGCATCATGCAATTGCCATTACTGCCATGTGTCTTCAAGAGCAACCAACTTTCCGTCCTCTTATTACTGATATTGTTGTAGCACTTGAGTACTTGGCGTCCCAGAGCCACAAACCTGACCCTCGTAAAGCTGGGGTCCATAGTCCCTTTTCGGCACCACCTTCACAGCAGAACAGGGATATTGTCTCTCAGGATTCTTATTGCAGAATGAGTTCAACTTCTATTTAG